The DNA segment TTGTGGTCCCGGAAAGTGTAGCTGAGCTATTAGAAAAAAGAGTGGGAGAAACCTTGACCTTTGAAGGGATGGGAGAGTTACCAATATCGGCTATTGTTGAGTATACACAGCTTCTTTCAAGTCCAGAGTCTTGGGATGCGGCTGAGTCCAGTAGTTTTCGAGTGATGGCTCCTCTGGACATTGTTCAAAAGCAGTTTGGTCTTGAAGAAGAAGTATCCTACGTCAGAATTGAGACAACGAACCAAGCAGATGGTGCGGCTTGGTATCAGGAGATGGAAGAGAATTTGTCTGGCAGCCAGGCCTACGTTCAACCGGTTGTTGCGGATGATCGCCAGAGTAACGATATTGAAGGATTGTATACGTTCTTCTATTTAATTGCCGCATTAGCGATTTTCATTAGTGGCTTTATTATTTTTAATATGATCTACACAAGTGTGATGGAGCGTAAAAAAGAATTTGCTATCATGAAGAGTTTGGGCTATGAACAATGGTCGGTCTCAAAAATCGTTATGAATGAGCTGTTTCTTTTATCAATAATAAGTGTTTTGGTAGGTGTGCCGTTCGGTGTCTTCCTAGGAGATTTGTTTATGCAAGCGATACTTGGCGTGTTTGCATTTGATATGGTCTATGAGCTCAATTGGCTTTGGCCGGTTATCATTGCAGCAATGATCGGGATAATCTTTCCTGCTTTATTTTCTGTTTTCCCTATCTATTTGGCAGGGAAGACATCGATCCTTCTTACGTTAAAAGGAGGGGACCAGACGGAGCCGGAAAGTCACATAAAAAGATGGCTTCGGCCGATGGTAGGGATCGTGTTAATAGGTCTGGTGTTTATTGATTATCCTCTTACTTACCTAAGTGTAATCATAGGAATTGTTCTGCTCTTTCCAGTCCTTATTCGTGGAATTCATTTTGTTGCGGGTCCTTTTCTACGTACGTATTCAAGCAAGTTGGCAAAGAAGAATCTGATGCAACAGCTTGGGCGTAACGCAAACACAGCAAGCATTCTCGCTATTGGAGTGGCTGTCATTCTACTATTAGCTGCCGCAGTCAATTCAGCTCCGGATCAATACGAAAAAGACATTCGAGCTACATTCGGTGGCGATCTGCGGGTATCCTCTGAGTCATTTTGGTCTGAGGAACAAATCCAGCAGATAAGGGACCTTGATTCAGTTAATCATGTAGAACCACTAAAGGAAGCGACACCCATTACTTGGTTAACGAGTGAGGGTGATGAGAGACAGTTCTCGGTGATGGGTGTGAATGAAAAACAAGCTCCTCTTTTTCATGATCAATCCGAAAAAATAAAAAAGTTAATGGAGGGTATGTCCGTTGTATTAGGTGAGA comes from the Alkalihalobacillus sp. FSL W8-0930 genome and includes:
- a CDS encoding FtsX-like permease family protein, which encodes MLSTWLISWRNLTSQKKKVFITWLAMMLGVAFLTAMLVADRTTKDVFTYYEEMYVGNADYWILSDNHTYSVDAVGDLEAYPEVAHTLTALDKQDYLILDESRSQNERSVRITGVSDQTSPLLTMPVVEGSLDNEGVVVPESVAELLEKRVGETLTFEGMGELPISAIVEYTQLLSSPESWDAAESSSFRVMAPLDIVQKQFGLEEEVSYVRIETTNQADGAAWYQEMEENLSGSQAYVQPVVADDRQSNDIEGLYTFFYLIAALAIFISGFIIFNMIYTSVMERKKEFAIMKSLGYEQWSVSKIVMNELFLLSIISVLVGVPFGVFLGDLFMQAILGVFAFDMVYELNWLWPVIIAAMIGIIFPALFSVFPIYLAGKTSILLTLKGGDQTEPESHIKRWLRPMVGIVLIGLVFIDYPLTYLSVIIGIVLLFPVLIRGIHFVAGPFLRTYSSKLAKKNLMQQLGRNANTASILAIGVAVILLLAAAVNSAPDQYEKDIRATFGGDLRVSSESFWSEEQIQQIRDLDSVNHVEPLKEATPITWLTSEGDERQFSVMGVNEKQAPLFHDQSEKIKKLMEGMSVVLGERAFQEWGGEIGDSILMRTVYGEQEFIVVDMVQTSHYSGYVAFMLDTGLLHDFGWVGAQNLMVTIEDGSAIEIRDQIWEMDEGHISKIETVDDQIQSTTLAITGMSDLMLILMITIIALASVGTANTLLMNALERAKEITTMRAIGFTTQQVSSMLIIEGILVGVSGIAGGIVFGVLLIYFMSQSAWMDGFMTFQLPFDTIILTIVAGILLSLLAAWYASRSATKLDIQSSIREG